The Saccopteryx leptura isolate mSacLep1 chromosome 2, mSacLep1_pri_phased_curated, whole genome shotgun sequence genome has a window encoding:
- the FGF6 gene encoding fibroblast growth factor 6, with protein sequence MALGQRLFIAMSRGAGRLQGTLQALIFLGVLVGMVVPSPAGTRANSTLLDSRGWGTLLSRSRAGLAGEIAGVNWKSGYLVGIKRQRRLYCNVGIGFHLQVPPDGRISGTHEENPYSLLEISTVERGVVSLFGVRSGLFIAMNSKGRLYTTPSFQEECKFRETLLPNNYNAYESDLYRGTYIALSKYGRVKRGSKVSPIMTVTHFLPRL encoded by the exons ATGGCCCTGGGACAGAGGCTGTTCATCGCTATGTCCCGGGGAGCAGGACGTCTTCAGGGCACGCTGCAGGCTCTCATCTTTCTAGGCGTCCTAGTGGGCATGGTGGTGCCCTCACCTGCAGGCACCCGCGCCAACAGCACGCTGCTGGATTCAAGGGGCTGGGGCACCTTGCTGTCCAGGTCCCGAGCTGGGCTAGCTGGAGAGATTGCCGGGGTGAATTGGAAAAGTGGCTATTTGGTGGGGATCAAGCGGCAGCGGAGGCTCTACTGCAACGTGGGCATCGGCTTTCACCTCCAGGTGCCCCCCGACGGCCGGATCAGCGGGACCCACGAGGAGAACCCCTACA GCCTGCTGGAGATTTCCACAGTGGAGCGAGGTGTGGTGAGTCTCTTCGGAGTGCGAAGTGGCCTCTTCATTGCCATGAACAGTAAAGGAAGATTATACACAACG CCCAGCTTCCAGGAGGAATGCAAGTTCAGAGAAACACTCCTGCCCAACAATTACAACGCCTACGAGTCAGACCTGTACCGAGGGACCTACATCGCACTGAGCAAATACGGACGAGTAAAGCGGGGCAGCAAGGTGTCCCCAATCATGACCGTCACTCACTTCCTGcccaggctataa